One genomic region from Nocardia vinacea encodes:
- a CDS encoding DNA recombination protein RmuC yields MTAPMLVALMLVFAAGVGLGWLGHAARAGQRATAAEARLAAATDNERLLRQSLTAANEDAARRHSHAIGAMVDPLREAVGALNQHIQQVEHHRINAYSSLREQVAGMQRTSHQLTSQTSQLVAALRAPQVRGRWGEIQLERVVELAGMTRHCDFDTQVSRAARSDGATERTGMVRPDLVVNLAGGRQIVVDAKVPFTAYLDATMTDDPDERAELLGRHAKHLRAHIDQLADKAYWLAFDPAPEFVVLFVPGDPFLDAALTTDSGLLEYAFGRNVILATPTTLIALLRTVAFGWRQEALSRDMATVQQLGRELYNRLGMTGRHLDRLGAQLGKAVDAFNYTVASVESRVMVTARKLHDLEIAEQEVPAIHRVDSLPRAVGFADADD; encoded by the coding sequence ATGACCGCACCGATGCTCGTCGCACTGATGCTGGTGTTCGCCGCCGGGGTAGGGCTCGGCTGGCTCGGACATGCCGCGCGCGCCGGGCAACGCGCGACGGCAGCGGAGGCGAGACTGGCCGCAGCCACCGACAATGAGCGGCTACTGCGGCAATCGCTCACCGCGGCGAATGAGGATGCGGCACGCCGACATTCGCATGCCATCGGCGCGATGGTAGATCCGCTGCGCGAGGCCGTCGGCGCGCTGAACCAGCACATCCAGCAGGTCGAACATCACCGGATCAACGCCTATTCGAGTCTGCGCGAACAGGTCGCGGGGATGCAGCGCACGTCACATCAGCTCACAAGCCAAACAAGTCAGCTCGTGGCCGCACTGCGCGCGCCGCAGGTGCGCGGGCGCTGGGGCGAGATCCAATTGGAGCGGGTGGTGGAACTGGCGGGCATGACCCGGCACTGCGATTTCGACACCCAGGTGAGCCGGGCCGCGCGCAGCGACGGGGCTACCGAACGCACCGGCATGGTACGGCCGGACCTTGTGGTCAATCTCGCAGGCGGCAGGCAGATCGTGGTCGACGCCAAGGTGCCGTTCACCGCCTACCTCGACGCCACCATGACCGACGACCCGGACGAGCGCGCCGAACTGCTCGGCCGCCATGCCAAACATCTGCGTGCCCATATCGATCAGCTGGCCGATAAGGCCTATTGGCTGGCCTTCGATCCCGCGCCGGAGTTCGTGGTGCTGTTCGTACCGGGCGATCCATTCCTCGATGCCGCACTCACCACCGATTCCGGCCTGCTCGAGTACGCGTTCGGCCGCAACGTGATCCTCGCTACTCCGACGACTTTGATCGCGTTGCTGCGTACAGTCGCCTTCGGCTGGCGGCAGGAAGCACTGTCCCGGGATATGGCAACCGTTCAGCAATTGGGTCGCGAGCTCTACAACCGGCTCGGCATGACCGGCCGACATCTGGACCGCCTCGGCGCGCAACTCGGTAAGGCCGTAGACGCTTTCAACTACACCGTCGCCTCGGTGGAGTCGCGGGTGATGGTCACCGCCCGCAAACTCCACGATCTTGAAATAGCCGAGCAGGAGGTACCGGCAATCCATCGAGTCGATTCATTGCCGCGGGCGGTCGGCTTCGCCGACGCCGACGATTAG
- a CDS encoding DUF6542 domain-containing protein yields the protein MAASQRVRTRVPAPHRSILPSVPGIPAGAAVLIAVACTFLGFLIDAHGENNELTGTFNTLYVLGCVAAVLAVRYRGLFTTMVLPPLLLFVAVPLAYQQLTGGASTGLKDILLNLAIPLVNRFPIMALATVLVLAIGGGRILLHRREEAAGRADESRRGTSWGRSSAAKRTRSERTERGSLADAARRRTRRPQADTSDLDTDLHLPRPSRRGSSEVADTPPRVGGAAKNARGDERPSRERRSSTRAARPATAAARNEGEPTRAARPATAAARSEGEPTRAVRPAAATPRADADSSRAAATRRRGEAPPPHPQPNVRYRERDSSRTERRRPENL from the coding sequence GTGGCTGCTTCCCAACGTGTGCGAACCCGGGTGCCCGCGCCGCATCGTTCGATCCTGCCCTCGGTGCCGGGGATTCCGGCCGGGGCGGCGGTTCTGATCGCGGTGGCGTGCACATTTTTGGGGTTCCTGATCGATGCCCACGGCGAGAACAACGAGCTGACCGGGACGTTCAACACGTTGTACGTCCTCGGCTGCGTCGCGGCGGTGCTCGCCGTTCGCTATCGCGGACTCTTCACGACGATGGTGCTGCCACCGCTGTTGCTGTTCGTCGCGGTGCCGCTGGCTTATCAGCAGCTCACCGGTGGCGCTTCGACCGGCCTCAAAGACATCCTGTTGAATCTGGCGATCCCGCTGGTGAACCGGTTCCCGATCATGGCGCTGGCCACCGTGCTGGTGCTGGCGATCGGCGGCGGGCGGATCCTGCTACACAGGCGTGAGGAAGCCGCCGGACGCGCCGACGAATCCCGTCGCGGCACCAGCTGGGGCCGCAGCAGCGCAGCCAAACGCACCAGGTCGGAGCGCACCGAGCGCGGCTCGCTCGCCGATGCCGCGCGCCGACGCACTCGCCGTCCCCAGGCCGATACATCCGACCTCGATACCGATCTGCATCTGCCGCGACCGAGTCGGCGCGGTAGTTCGGAAGTAGCGGACACCCCACCGCGCGTCGGCGGCGCCGCAAAGAACGCCCGGGGTGACGAACGCCCGAGCCGCGAGCGCCGATCGAGCACCCGCGCCGCCCGCCCCGCCACGGCAGCGGCCCGCAACGAAGGCGAACCGACCCGAGCCGCACGACCCGCCACGGCAGCGGCCCGAAGCGAGGGCGAACCGACCCGGGCCGTACGACCCGCTGCGGCAACCCCTCGGGCCGATGCAGATTCGAGCCGAGCGGCAGCGACCAGGCGGCGCGGTGAAGCCCCACCGCCACACCCGCAGCCCAATGTCCGCTACCGCGAACGTGATTCGAGCCGCACCGAGCGCCGTCGACCGGAAAACCTCTAG
- a CDS encoding 4-hydroxy-3-methylbut-2-enyl diphosphate reductase: MSSAIPLNVGIASSAGSGSADADGGKRVLLAEPRGYCAGVDRAVETVEKALEKHGAPIYVRKEIVHNRHVVETLREQGVIFVDETDEVPEGALVVFSAHGVSPAVHESAAARNLRTIDATCPLVTKVHQEAKRFARDDYDILLIGHEGHEEVEGTAGEAPEHVQLVDGPDAVDRVTVRDESKVIWLSQTTLSVDETMETVQRLRQRFPGLQDPPSDDICYATQNRQVAVKAMAPECDLVIVVGSRNSSNSVRLVEVALGAGAKASYLVDYAREVDPAWLAGVRTVGITSGASVPDILVRGVLDMLAEHGFGEVQPVTTANETLVFALPRELRTSRR, from the coding sequence ATGTCTTCGGCCATCCCTTTGAACGTCGGAATCGCCAGCTCGGCCGGTTCCGGATCCGCCGATGCCGATGGTGGTAAGCGTGTGCTGCTAGCCGAACCACGTGGCTACTGCGCCGGCGTGGACCGCGCGGTCGAGACGGTGGAGAAGGCGCTCGAAAAGCACGGCGCCCCGATCTACGTGCGCAAGGAGATCGTGCACAACCGCCATGTGGTGGAGACGCTGCGTGAGCAGGGGGTGATCTTCGTCGACGAGACCGACGAGGTGCCCGAGGGTGCGCTGGTCGTATTCTCCGCCCACGGGGTCTCACCCGCGGTGCACGAGTCGGCAGCGGCGCGCAATCTGCGCACCATCGATGCCACCTGCCCGCTGGTGACCAAGGTGCATCAGGAGGCCAAGCGTTTCGCCCGCGACGACTACGACATTCTGCTGATCGGTCACGAGGGGCACGAGGAGGTCGAGGGCACCGCGGGCGAGGCCCCTGAGCATGTACAGCTCGTCGACGGTCCGGATGCGGTCGACCGGGTCACCGTGCGCGACGAGTCCAAGGTGATCTGGCTCTCCCAGACCACGCTCAGCGTCGACGAGACCATGGAGACGGTGCAGCGGCTGCGGCAGCGGTTCCCCGGATTGCAGGATCCGCCGAGCGATGACATCTGCTACGCCACCCAGAACCGTCAGGTGGCGGTCAAGGCGATGGCACCGGAATGCGATCTGGTGATCGTGGTCGGCTCGCGCAATTCGTCGAATTCGGTGCGCTTGGTCGAGGTCGCCCTCGGCGCGGGCGCGAAGGCCTCATACCTGGTGGACTACGCCCGTGAGGTCGACCCGGCGTGGCTGGCAGGTGTGCGCACGGTTGGCATCACCTCGGGTGCGTCCGTCCCCGACATCCTGGTGCGTGGTGTGCTGGATATGTTGGCGGAGCACGGTTTCGGCGAGGTGCAGCCGGTGACCACGGCCAACGAGACGTTGGTATTCGCACTGCCAAGGGAGTTGCGGACGTCGCGTCGCTGA
- a CDS encoding DUF4245 domain-containing protein gives MSYQKPRILNDYRDLFWSLIPLVLIAVVFAGLASQCSFAGKGPTQGQIPHFDVTAALANDAKTMPFPIRNPSLPEQWTPNSGSRDTITTTGGGPVSTVGFITPQGTYMRMSQSSATEESLSRFVLGSRYGTGTEQVGDQKWVVYAEQGSETAWIADFGQSRVLITGAGNHAVFTTLAAAIAAARPLQR, from the coding sequence GTGTCGTACCAAAAACCACGCATTCTCAACGACTACCGGGATCTGTTCTGGTCACTGATCCCGTTGGTGCTGATCGCCGTGGTCTTCGCCGGGCTCGCCAGCCAGTGCAGTTTCGCGGGGAAAGGGCCGACACAGGGGCAGATTCCGCACTTCGACGTGACGGCCGCACTCGCCAACGACGCGAAGACGATGCCCTTCCCGATCCGCAATCCGAGCCTGCCCGAACAGTGGACCCCGAACTCCGGTAGCCGCGACACGATCACCACCACCGGCGGCGGGCCGGTCAGCACTGTTGGTTTCATCACACCGCAGGGCACGTATATGCGGATGAGCCAGAGCAGCGCGACCGAGGAGTCGCTGTCGCGCTTCGTGCTCGGCTCCCGCTACGGCACCGGCACCGAGCAGGTCGGCGACCAGAAGTGGGTCGTCTATGCCGAACAGGGTTCCGAGACGGCGTGGATCGCGGACTTCGGCCAGTCCCGAGTGCTGATCACCGGCGCGGGCAACCACGCGGTCTTCACCACCCTCGCCGCCGCCATCGCCGCCGCCCGGCCCTTGCAGCGCTAG
- a CDS encoding exonuclease SbcCD subunit D, whose translation MRMLHTSDWHIGRTFHGVDLLADQAAALAAIAGLVAAESVDVVVLPGDVYDRSIPSADAIAVCIQGFEAIRAAGAQIIATSGNHDSPTRLGAGASFAAAGGLHLRTTVAAADQPVLLSDEHGAIAFYGIPYLEPEITRAELGVPQARSHADILDAAMSRIRADIAERPGTRTVVLAHAFVVGGEATGSERSISVGGVETVPLSAFDGIDYVALGHLHSPQTLSESVRYSGSPLPYSFAETSHRKAVWLVDLDATGLHSVQRRDLPLVRGLSRLSGTLDELLGDTAYSEAEEHYVSATLTDYARPVDAMRKLRERFPHAVHVEWSRPEGNPELRYRERVHGRRDTEVAQSFLTDVRGEPTPGEMAWLERALAAAIREPDREVPAAVTLAGELSA comes from the coding sequence ATGCGGATGCTGCACACCTCGGACTGGCACATCGGGCGCACATTCCATGGGGTCGATCTGCTCGCCGATCAGGCCGCCGCGCTCGCGGCCATCGCCGGATTGGTGGCCGCGGAATCCGTTGACGTCGTCGTACTGCCGGGGGACGTGTACGACCGATCCATTCCGAGCGCCGACGCGATCGCGGTGTGTATCCAGGGATTCGAGGCCATCCGCGCGGCCGGGGCGCAGATCATCGCGACCTCCGGCAATCACGATTCACCGACGCGGCTCGGTGCCGGTGCGAGTTTCGCGGCGGCGGGCGGGCTGCATCTGCGCACGACGGTCGCCGCTGCCGATCAGCCGGTGTTGTTGTCCGACGAGCACGGCGCGATCGCCTTTTACGGCATCCCGTATCTCGAACCGGAGATAACTCGCGCCGAACTCGGTGTGCCGCAAGCACGTTCGCATGCGGATATCCTGGATGCGGCAATGAGCCGGATCCGGGCCGATATCGCCGAGCGTCCCGGCACCCGCACGGTGGTACTCGCTCATGCCTTCGTGGTCGGTGGCGAGGCGACCGGTTCCGAGCGTTCGATCTCGGTCGGTGGCGTGGAGACGGTGCCGCTGTCGGCATTCGACGGCATCGACTATGTGGCGCTCGGACATCTGCATTCACCGCAGACGCTCTCGGAATCGGTGCGCTATTCCGGTTCCCCGCTGCCGTATTCGTTCGCCGAGACCTCGCACCGCAAGGCGGTATGGCTCGTCGATCTCGACGCCACCGGCCTGCATTCGGTGCAGCGCCGCGACCTCCCGCTCGTGCGCGGGCTGAGCCGCCTCAGCGGTACCCTCGACGAATTGCTCGGCGACACAGCCTATTCCGAGGCCGAGGAGCACTACGTCTCGGCGACGCTCACCGACTACGCCCGCCCCGTCGACGCCATGCGCAAACTGCGCGAACGCTTCCCGCATGCGGTGCACGTGGAATGGTCACGTCCGGAAGGAAACCCGGAACTGCGCTACCGTGAGCGCGTGCACGGTCGCCGCGATACCGAAGTAGCGCAGAGCTTCCTCACCGACGTCCGCGGCGAACCCACCCCGGGTGAAATGGCCTGGCTGGAACGGGCGCTCGCCGCCGCGATCCGTGAACCCGACCGCGAGGTGCCCGCAGCGGTCACGCTTGCTGGGGAACTGTCCGCATGA
- the xseA gene encoding exodeoxyribonuclease VII large subunit produces MGGGGRDRPEPPASSSTVGRESAGQPDRAAPANSAEQPWPVRSVAIKVAQWIDRLGSIWVEGQITQINLRPGTSTAFLVLRDTAADMSLSVTCHPDLIRRSAVPLQEGSRVVVYGKLAYFTGRGTISLRAIEIRPVGIGELLARIERLKALLAAEGLFDPRLKRPIPFLPKTIGLITGRASAAERDVLTVARNRWPAVRFEIRNTAVQGPTAVPQMVQALAGLDRDPAVEVIVLARGGGSVEDLLPFSDETLCRAIVAATTPIVSAIGHEPDNPLCDLVADLRAATPTDAAKRIVPDAAAELAGVRDMRARAAAALRGWVDRETRALAQLRSRPVLADPLRELDRRYDEIERLRTAARRTTDHLISAETTTTRHLREKLTAVGPAATLARGYAVVQRVSGKERHVVRSIEDAPAGSQLRIRVADGAITAAALGTQALGKTDTGRN; encoded by the coding sequence ATGGGGGGTGGTGGCCGGGATAGGCCCGAACCCCCCGCATCTTCGTCGACGGTTGGCCGGGAATCCGCCGGCCAACCCGACCGAGCCGCTCCCGCCAACTCCGCCGAACAGCCGTGGCCGGTGCGTTCGGTGGCCATCAAGGTCGCCCAGTGGATCGATCGGCTGGGCAGCATCTGGGTGGAGGGCCAGATCACCCAGATCAATCTGCGTCCCGGCACCAGCACCGCATTCCTGGTGTTGCGCGATACCGCCGCCGATATGTCGCTGTCGGTGACCTGTCATCCGGATCTCATCCGCCGCTCCGCCGTCCCGCTGCAAGAAGGCAGCCGGGTCGTGGTGTACGGCAAACTCGCGTACTTCACAGGACGCGGCACGATTTCGTTGCGCGCCATAGAGATTCGCCCGGTCGGCATCGGTGAACTGCTGGCCCGCATCGAACGGTTGAAGGCACTGCTCGCCGCGGAGGGACTATTCGATCCCCGGCTGAAGCGGCCGATCCCGTTCCTGCCCAAGACAATCGGCCTGATCACCGGCCGAGCCAGCGCCGCCGAGCGCGATGTGCTGACGGTGGCCCGAAATCGGTGGCCCGCAGTGCGTTTCGAGATCCGCAATACCGCGGTGCAGGGCCCGACCGCGGTACCGCAGATGGTGCAGGCGTTGGCCGGACTCGATCGCGATCCGGCCGTCGAGGTCATCGTGCTCGCTCGCGGTGGTGGCAGCGTCGAGGATCTGCTGCCCTTCTCCGATGAGACGCTGTGCCGCGCGATCGTCGCCGCGACCACGCCGATCGTCAGCGCGATCGGTCACGAACCCGATAACCCACTGTGCGATCTGGTCGCCGACCTGCGCGCCGCCACCCCCACCGACGCCGCCAAGCGCATCGTGCCCGACGCAGCCGCCGAACTGGCCGGGGTCCGCGATATGCGTGCCCGCGCCGCCGCCGCGCTGCGCGGCTGGGTCGACCGCGAAACCAGGGCACTGGCCCAGTTGCGTTCCCGGCCGGTGCTGGCGGATCCGCTGCGCGAACTCGACCGCCGCTACGACGAGATCGAACGCCTGCGCACCGCGGCACGCCGCACCACCGACCACCTGATCAGCGCCGAAACCACCACGACCCGGCACCTGCGCGAAAAACTCACCGCGGTGGGACCGGCCGCGACGCTGGCCCGTGGCTACGCTGTCGTGCAGCGTGTCAGCGGTAAGGAGCGGCATGTGGTCCGCTCGATCGAGGACGCGCCCGCGGGTAGTCAGCTGCGGATCCGGGTCGCCGACGGTGCCATCACCGCCGCCGCACTCGGCACCCAAGCATTGGGCAAGACCGACACAGGGAGGAACTGA
- a CDS encoding lipid droplet-associated protein — translation MFRPPFLARVAAGAAVYAIEETRRLPTVAMNFPITAISQMLQTTMHVQQFVTSLALKGDGVFDRLTNAPVEQPEWATFDEDTEPEFTAPARTSSFDLYDDEPTDYAADAARAAETNGHAAPVQPIVVPETEVSAVPEPQPEPEPEVVEPEVATRYDYADMTLAQLRARLRMLTVEDLNALLEYEQQTRARAPFVTMLTNRIATVRAQ, via the coding sequence ATGTTTCGACCACCGTTCCTGGCCCGGGTCGCCGCCGGCGCCGCCGTATACGCCATCGAAGAAACCCGTCGGCTACCAACTGTCGCAATGAATTTCCCGATCACCGCGATCAGCCAGATGTTGCAGACCACAATGCACGTCCAGCAGTTCGTGACCAGTCTCGCCCTCAAGGGCGACGGCGTATTCGACCGTCTCACCAACGCCCCGGTCGAGCAGCCCGAGTGGGCCACCTTCGACGAGGACACCGAGCCGGAGTTCACCGCTCCCGCCCGCACCAGCAGTTTCGACCTGTATGACGACGAACCGACCGACTACGCCGCCGATGCCGCCCGTGCCGCTGAGACCAATGGTCACGCCGCCCCCGTGCAACCCATCGTCGTCCCGGAGACCGAGGTTTCCGCGGTCCCCGAACCCCAGCCCGAGCCCGAACCAGAGGTCGTCGAGCCCGAGGTGGCCACCCGCTACGACTACGCCGATATGACCCTGGCCCAGCTGCGTGCCCGCCTGCGCATGCTGACCGTCGAGGATCTGAACGCCCTACTCGAGTACGAACAGCAGACGCGTGCCAGGGCGCCGTTCGTGACCATGCTGACGAACCGGATCGCCACCGTGCGGGCCCAATGA
- a CDS encoding VOC family protein: protein MTIRRATPDIRTEDMAASREFYRRLGFEEAMDLGWVVTMASPINPTAQVLLLGPEAEQLQPDMSVEVEDVDAVHAEMVAANADIIYPLRDEQWGVRRFFVRDPSGTIVNVVSHR from the coding sequence ATGACCATCCGCCGCGCCACCCCCGATATCCGCACCGAGGACATGGCGGCCAGTCGCGAGTTCTACCGGCGGCTCGGTTTCGAAGAGGCCATGGACCTCGGCTGGGTGGTGACGATGGCATCCCCGATCAATCCGACTGCACAGGTGCTGCTGCTCGGCCCGGAAGCCGAGCAGCTGCAACCGGATATGAGCGTCGAGGTCGAGGATGTGGACGCCGTACACGCCGAAATGGTCGCCGCGAATGCGGACATCATCTATCCGCTCCGCGACGAGCAATGGGGCGTGCGCCGATTCTTCGTCCGCGATCCCAGCGGCACGATCGTCAACGTGGTCAGCCACCGCTGA
- a CDS encoding exodeoxyribonuclease VII small subunit — protein sequence MADPGKDDELAEISTFGYERARDELVNVVKMLEQGGLDLDESLALWERGEALATRCEEHLAGARQRVENALSRTDLETDE from the coding sequence TTGGCCGACCCCGGCAAGGACGACGAGCTGGCCGAGATCTCCACCTTCGGCTACGAACGCGCCCGCGACGAACTGGTCAACGTCGTCAAGATGCTCGAACAGGGCGGTCTCGACCTGGACGAATCCCTCGCGCTGTGGGAGCGCGGCGAAGCACTGGCCACCCGCTGCGAGGAACATCTGGCCGGCGCGCGTCAGCGGGTCGAAAACGCCCTTTCCCGCACCGACCTCGAAACCGACGAATGA
- a CDS encoding AAA family ATPase: MRLHRLEMTAFGPFAETTVVDFDALGADGLFLLYGQTGAGKTTVLDAIAFALYGSVPGARGESKRLHSDHADEQTPPRVVLEATLGGRRVRLTRSPEFQRPSKRAKSGWVKENAAATLEWLDGRGANLARLTDIGDEIIRLLGMSADQFFQVVLLPQGDFARFLRAENEEREKLLEKLFDTERFGSAEQWLADKRRASTADVESRKQGIDRLIAQVAVAAGETAAETVGPLEAVGWSQDLLAIARAALTTTAAEAERCQQESVRIRSRAEEQRRLHELRRRMTAARERLDEYAAAADHRADLQAELESARRAAPVAEAIDEARAAVVHARRKSDETHRIAARLAALLAEPAGVDVAGLELIAVERGQDGVPTVAADADVDAAIRRWSAQIGALDEVSADATTATRLTSELGTLRDEDTTLSGRVDKLNRMRQQLPESIATIEARLRETTEAAAKLPTMTAECERLQASATAAVELAGRRTTLDHARIELESVRAAHLDAKERVLDLRERRLAGMAAELAGQLLDGEPCTVCGSADHPAPARAAASAVSKDVEDAAATVERAAEDARDRVLARITDLEREIDALIARGGDADRVELAAALRAATDRYEDAAELATLSDSLTAELSRLRTDESRLHDELRESDTRRSTVTTRIAAATARLTELTDRLRTAAGADETIDRRRTRLDTLIGDATALRDTRKDESAAIEQVTVIADRVESLALAAGFAIESAENSVATGPGATSGRAAGPSASRVVDPGGTASGDAVIDADADADGSGAGAVSDSIEASVDHPGAARSAVGSAVVEADARPRDDVALLTAYARVVTAASRTTQRQNEIEAVLVAADRARAHAEAVLAEPEIQAAASTEPGDLEELESAVAAAQTQLNAAVAAHAEATRRVNLLEDLGGQLWAAVDRIAPVQRAHEELAALAEVVAGRGENNRRMSLRSYVLAARLEEVALAGSVRLRRMSGGRYEFVHSDKAGPRGRRGGLGLDIRDDYTAAVRPAKTLSGGESFMAALSLALGLADTVAAESGGVVLDTIFIDEGFGGLDADTLDAVMGVLDELRAGGRVVGVVSHVDEMRQRIPSRLHVIRGRAGSQLRTTVA, translated from the coding sequence ATGAGGCTGCACCGGCTGGAGATGACCGCATTCGGTCCGTTCGCCGAGACCACGGTTGTCGATTTCGACGCGCTCGGCGCCGATGGGCTGTTTCTGCTGTACGGGCAGACCGGGGCCGGAAAGACGACGGTGCTGGATGCGATCGCATTCGCGTTGTACGGCAGCGTGCCGGGCGCACGTGGCGAGAGTAAGCGCCTGCATTCCGATCATGCCGACGAGCAGACGCCGCCGCGGGTCGTGCTGGAGGCGACGCTGGGTGGCCGACGAGTGCGGTTGACGCGCTCGCCGGAATTCCAGCGGCCGAGCAAACGGGCCAAAAGCGGCTGGGTCAAAGAGAATGCCGCCGCGACGCTGGAATGGTTGGACGGGCGCGGCGCGAACCTCGCTCGCCTGACCGATATCGGCGACGAGATCATCCGCCTGCTCGGCATGAGCGCGGACCAGTTCTTCCAAGTCGTGCTGTTGCCCCAGGGTGATTTCGCGCGATTTCTGCGCGCGGAGAACGAGGAGCGCGAGAAGCTTCTCGAAAAGCTCTTCGACACCGAACGTTTCGGCAGTGCCGAGCAGTGGTTGGCAGACAAGCGCCGGGCCTCGACCGCGGACGTGGAGTCGCGCAAGCAAGGCATCGATCGGTTGATCGCACAGGTCGCGGTGGCTGCGGGGGAGACGGCGGCCGAAACCGTCGGGCCGCTCGAGGCAGTCGGCTGGTCGCAGGATCTGCTCGCGATCGCGCGTGCAGCACTCACCACGACCGCGGCGGAAGCCGAACGCTGCCAACAGGAATCGGTGCGCATCAGGTCCCGTGCCGAGGAGCAACGTCGCCTGCACGAACTGCGCCGTCGCATGACCGCGGCCCGGGAGCGGCTCGACGAATACGCGGCCGCAGCCGACCATCGCGCCGACCTGCAGGCCGAACTCGAATCGGCCCGCCGTGCCGCGCCGGTCGCCGAGGCCATCGATGAGGCACGCGCGGCGGTAGTGCACGCCAGGCGCAAATCGGACGAAACCCACCGCATCGCAGCACGATTGGCCGCACTGCTCGCCGAACCCGCTGGCGTCGATGTCGCGGGCTTGGAGCTGATCGCGGTCGAGCGCGGCCAGGACGGGGTGCCGACCGTCGCCGCCGACGCGGATGTCGATGCGGCCATTCGACGGTGGAGCGCCCAGATCGGCGCGCTCGACGAGGTGAGCGCCGATGCGACCACCGCGACCCGGCTCACCTCCGAACTGGGCACGCTGCGCGATGAGGACACCACACTCTCCGGCCGCGTGGACAAGCTGAACCGAATGCGTCAGCAACTGCCCGAATCGATCGCCACCATCGAGGCTCGGCTGCGCGAAACCACCGAGGCCGCGGCCAAACTGCCCACCATGACCGCCGAATGCGAACGCCTGCAGGCGTCGGCGACGGCGGCGGTCGAACTCGCCGGTCGCAGAACAACTCTCGATCACGCCCGGATCGAATTGGAGTCGGTCCGCGCGGCGCACCTCGATGCCAAGGAACGCGTACTCGACCTGCGTGAGCGCAGGCTGGCCGGAATGGCCGCCGAACTCGCCGGTCAGCTGCTCGACGGGGAGCCGTGCACGGTATGCGGCTCCGCCGACCACCCAGCACCGGCTCGCGCCGCAGCCAGCGCGGTATCGAAGGACGTCGAGGATGCGGCGGCCACCGTCGAGCGCGCGGCCGAGGATGCCCGCGACCGGGTGCTGGCCCGAATCACCGATCTGGAACGCGAAATCGACGCCCTCATCGCCCGCGGCGGCGATGCCGACCGCGTCGAACTGGCCGCCGCCCTGCGCGCCGCGACCGACCGCTACGAAGACGCCGCCGAACTCGCCACCCTCTCCGACAGCCTCACCGCCGAACTGTCCCGCCTGCGCACCGACGAATCGCGCCTGCACGACGAACTCCGCGAATCCGACACCCGCCGCAGCACCGTCACCACCCGCATCGCCGCCGCCACCGCGCGCCTCACCGAACTCACCGACCGCCTGCGCACTGCCGCAGGCGCCGACGAAACCATCGACCGCCGCCGCACCCGCCTCGACACCCTGATCGGCGACGCCACTGCCCTCCGCGACACACGCAAGGACGAGTCGGCCGCAATCGAGCAGGTCACCGTGATCGCCGACCGAGTCGAAAGTCTTGCGCTGGCAGCAGGTTTCGCCATCGAGTCGGCTGAGAACTCCGTCGCAACCGGTCCGGGGGCAACATCCGGTCGGGCGGCTGGTCCGAGTGCTTCGCGGGTCGTCGATCCGGGGGGCACAGCCAGTGGTGATGCGGTCATCGACGCCGACGCCGACGCCGACGGTTCTGGTGCTGGTGCGGTCTCCGATTCGATCGAGGCGAGCGTCGACCATCCGGGAGCCGCAAGGAGCGCAGTCGGTTCGGCGGTCGTCGAAGCCGACGCGCGACCACGCGATGACGTGGCCTTGTTGACGGCATACGCGCGAGTAGTCACCGCTGCCTCGCGAACCACGCAGCGGCAGAACGAGATCGAAGCGGTATTGGTGGCTGCGGATCGGGCTCGCGCGCATGCCGAGGCCGTCCTCGCGGAGCCGGAGATCCAAGCGGCTGCCTCGACCGAACCCGGCGATCTCGAGGAGCTGGAGTCCGCTGTGGCCGCCGCGCAGACCCAACTGAACGCAGCCGTCGCCGCGCATGCGGAGGCCACTCGCCGGGTGAACCTGCTGGAGGATTTGGGTGGTCAGCTGTGGGCCGCGGTCGATCGGATCGCCCCGGTACAGCGCGCCCACGAGGAACTGGCGGCACTCGCGGAAGTCGTCGCGGGCCGAGGCGAGAACAACCGCCGAATGTCGTTGCGCTCCTATGTACTTGCTGCCCGGCTGGAAGAGGTGGCATTGGCGGGTTCGGTCCGCCTGCGCCGAATGTCGGGCGGCCGCTACGAATTCGTGCACTCCGACAAGGCGGGCCCGCGCGGCCGTCGCGGTGGCCTCGGTCTCGATATCCGCGACGACTACACCGCCGCCGTCCGCCCCGCCAAAACCCTCTCCGGCGGCGAATCCTTCATGGCCGCACTGTCATTGGCCCTCGGTCTCGCCGATACCGTGGCGGCCGAGTCCGGCGGCGTGGTGCTCGACACCATCTTCATCGACGAGGGTTTCGGCGGACTCGATGCCGACACCCTCGACGCGGTCATGGGCGTTCTCGACGAGCTCCGTGCCGGCGGGCGTGTGGTCGGCGTGGTCAGCCACGTCGACGAAATGCGCCAGCGTATTCCGAGCCGCCTGCACGTCATACGCGGGCGAGCGGGCTCCCAACTCCGCACCACCGTCGCCTGA